One window from the genome of Bacteroidota bacterium encodes:
- a CDS encoding M23 family metallopeptidase — translation MNNSKDQKFLKKFKNKYRFVVLTEDKLEEKTSFRLSRFNVIMIISIFIFIITTIIFLLIAFTSIKEYIPGYADFRTREVLREQINRTDSLELVLQRKEKYFNNIIKILNGDVDDYTKQHYKKENVITASDKIKLFNKTKEDSILRIQFEKDSQYNVYFQEDNKVIKKLQNLMFFPPVKGVVTQKFDLAKGHPAVDIASSKNVGIKATLDGTVIFSGWNVKTGNILIIQHSNNLISVYKHNSVLLKTMGDFVNAGDVIALIGESGELSEGIHLHFELWYNGNPLNPEDYLFL, via the coding sequence ATGAATAACTCAAAAGATCAAAAATTCTTAAAAAAGTTCAAAAACAAGTATCGCTTTGTTGTCCTTACAGAGGATAAATTAGAAGAAAAAACGTCTTTTCGATTATCTAGGTTTAATGTAATAATGATTATTAGTATTTTCATATTTATTATTACTACAATCATATTTTTACTTATTGCTTTTACTTCCATAAAAGAATATATTCCCGGTTATGCAGATTTTCGAACAAGAGAAGTTTTGAGAGAACAAATTAATAGAACAGATTCCCTTGAATTAGTATTGCAAAGAAAAGAAAAATATTTTAATAATATTATTAAAATTTTAAATGGAGATGTTGATGATTACACAAAACAACATTACAAAAAAGAGAATGTAATAACAGCTTCTGATAAAATAAAATTGTTTAATAAAACAAAAGAGGATTCGATATTAAGGATACAATTTGAAAAGGATTCGCAATACAATGTTTATTTTCAAGAGGATAATAAAGTCATTAAAAAATTACAAAACCTAATGTTTTTTCCTCCTGTAAAAGGAGTAGTTACACAAAAATTTGATTTGGCGAAAGGTCATCCTGCCGTTGATATTGCATCATCAAAAAATGTTGGAATAAAAGCAACTTTAGATGGCACAGTTATTTTTTCCGGATGGAATGTAAAAACCGGAAATATTCTGATTATTCAACACAGTAACAATTTGATATCAGTATATAAACACAACTCTGTTTTGTTAAAAACAATGGGTGATTTTGTAAATGCAGGTGATGTCATTGCGTTAATAGGCGAAAGTGGTGAGTTAAGCGAGGGGATACACTTGCATTTTGAACTTTGGTATAATGGAAATCCATTAAATCCTGAAGATTATTTATTTTTATAA